In the genome of Gemmatimonadota bacterium, one region contains:
- a CDS encoding HIT family protein: MSDIIAPFEMPTWDPCPFCERVAGRGENRHVIHSTDKTLALLNPRQFEIGQLLVVPRRHAPTILDLTDDEAGEIIKTVRRAAEALVKTFNLDGITVYQNNGMASLQEVPHFHMHVVPRRKSSNWGSGPPHIAALQPKDGGVKQKVTVSWERAEEIASIIRPNFKTI, from the coding sequence ATGAGTGATATTATTGCCCCGTTTGAGATGCCGACGTGGGATCCCTGTCCATTTTGTGAAAGAGTTGCTGGACGCGGTGAAAACAGGCATGTTATCCATTCTACTGACAAGACGCTTGCGTTGCTCAATCCCAGGCAGTTTGAAATTGGACAGCTTCTCGTTGTTCCTCGCCGCCATGCGCCGACGATATTGGATTTGACGGATGATGAGGCTGGTGAAATTATAAAGACGGTCCGAAGAGCAGCGGAAGCGCTTGTTAAAACTTTCAATCTGGATGGGATTACGGTCTATCAGAATAACGGTATGGCCAGCTTGCAAGAGGTGCCGCATTTTCACATGCACGTTGTACCTCGCAGAAAGTCGAGCAACTGGGGGAGTGGACCTCCGCATATTGCTGCCTTACAGCCAAAAGATGGGGGTGTGAAGCAGAAGGTGACTGTGTCATGGGAACGGGCGGAAGAAATTGCGT
- a CDS encoding GNAT family N-acetyltransferase — protein MLSELIKTDRLILRVFSLVDVEDVLLYASDPEWARFLPVPQPYTRADAEKFVAGQVLQDRKTRVSWAIEHAGSVIGGINIGFDFDNRVGEMGYSIARRFWGKGLATEAVGAVIDESFSAYPDLNRIRATADERNVGSLRVMEKLGMVREGVLRRDIYLRDEFKNMVWCGLLRCEWEARKNR, from the coding sequence ATGCTGTCGGAACTTATTAAAACAGACCGATTGATACTCAGGGTGTTTAGCCTTGTGGATGTTGAAGATGTTTTGTTATACGCATCTGATCCGGAATGGGCGCGCTTTCTCCCGGTTCCCCAACCCTATACGAGAGCAGATGCCGAAAAATTTGTAGCAGGTCAAGTGTTGCAGGATCGCAAAACACGCGTGTCCTGGGCGATTGAACACGCTGGTTCTGTTATTGGTGGAATCAATATTGGGTTTGATTTTGATAATCGCGTTGGCGAAATGGGCTATAGCATTGCCCGTCGATTTTGGGGAAAAGGGTTGGCTACGGAAGCTGTGGGTGCTGTTATCGACGAATCGTTTTCAGCCTATCCAGATTTGAATCGCATTCGCGCTACAGCCGATGAGAGAAATGTCGGTTCTCTCCGAGTAATGGAGAAGCTGGGCATGGTCCGTGAAGGTGTCCTGCGCCGGGATATCTATCTAAGAGATGAATTTAAAAACATGGTATGGTGCGGGTTATTGCGTTGCGAATGGGAGGCTCGTAAAAATAGGTGA
- a CDS encoding 5'-methylthioadenosine/S-adenosylhomocysteine nucleosidase: MSSKLCVMTAYADETRALLDVLGHDASDSVDWNGRLQFAWRNGDEKWIVMQSGMGKVRAASMCQMIIDKYQVDTFFEFGFAGGLVDFLSIGDIVVVTGVSEHDVPNRSEIQSEQDGWRARLFNASFASIDRFATCLLKNNSGATVRKSSVICGDMDVYDREVRDRIAAESGAIAVNWESAAIVDVCAINKIKYVGVRVISDLCVKEDQGPIPKERFERLRKSTAAYINALLGFHQGTRQSGRDEDER, from the coding sequence ATGAGTTCAAAGCTGTGCGTTATGACAGCTTATGCAGATGAGACGCGGGCGCTTCTCGATGTTCTGGGGCATGATGCGAGCGATTCGGTTGACTGGAATGGCAGGTTGCAGTTTGCATGGCGCAATGGAGATGAGAAGTGGATTGTTATGCAGTCGGGTATGGGCAAAGTGCGAGCGGCTTCAATGTGCCAGATGATCATAGACAAATATCAGGTAGATACATTTTTCGAGTTTGGATTTGCGGGTGGCCTGGTAGATTTTTTAAGTATTGGGGACATTGTCGTAGTTACTGGTGTTTCTGAGCACGATGTACCAAATAGATCGGAGATTCAGAGCGAGCAAGATGGATGGCGAGCGCGTCTTTTCAATGCCTCTTTCGCTTCGATAGACAGGTTCGCAACGTGTTTATTAAAAAATAACTCGGGCGCTACGGTCAGGAAATCTTCTGTGATTTGCGGAGATATGGATGTCTATGATCGCGAGGTGCGAGATAGAATTGCCGCAGAGAGTGGCGCTATAGCTGTGAATTGGGAATCAGCGGCTATTGTGGATGTTTGTGCGATTAATAAGATCAAATATGTCGGTGTCCGCGTCATTTCTGACCTGTGTGTTAAAGAAGATCAGGGTCCTATTCCCAAAGAGCGGTTTGAACGCTTGCGTAAATCTACTGCTGCATATATAAATGCTTTGTTAGGCTTCCATCAGGGGACCAGGCAAAGCGGACGAGATGAGGATGAAAGATGA